In one window of Aphidius gifuensis isolate YNYX2018 linkage group LG4, ASM1490517v1, whole genome shotgun sequence DNA:
- the LOC122854530 gene encoding zwei Ig domain protein zig-8-like, translated as MALRWQARLSIAAILFMCTEDTLSLGDDKLDRHSNQMKPRQQMIDHTTGYKTKLDATFDDKQPTNVTAMVGKTAYLTCRVRNLGNKTVSWVRLRDIHILTTGAYTYTSDQRFQALHRQNTGQNSEWSEWTLCIKWAQERDQGIYDCQISTIPLKSHQFYLSVVVPTASILGGPELYVGAGSTINLTCSIQFSSEPPSYIFWYYQDDTLSYDSSRGGISVITEKGTDVTTSWLLIQSAQPSDSGEYSCKPSNANTASIRVHVVNGERPEAMQTGTAGPILSSSCLLVSLIILYISSV; from the exons ATGGCTCTAAGATGGCAAGCAAGGCTGTCAATTGCCGCTATACTCTTTATGTGCACCGAag acACATTGAGCCTTGGTGATGACAAGCTTGATCGACATTCAAATCAAATGAAACCGAGACAACAAATGATAGATCATACAACTGGCTACAAAACGAAACTCGATGCAAcatttgatgataaacaaCCGACAAATGTCACCGCCATGGTTGGAAAAACAGCCTACTTAACATGTCGAGTACGAAATCTCGGCAATAAAACG gtTTCTTGGGTACGCCTGAGGGATATTCACATTCTCACAACTGGAGCTTACACATACACAAGTGATCAGCGGTTTCAAGCTTTGCATAGACAAAATACTGGTCAAAATAGTGAATGGTCTGAATGGACACTTTGTATAAAATGGGCACAAGAACGTGATCAGGGAATATATGATTGTCaaatatcaacaataccaCTGAAAtcacatcaattttatttaagtgTTGTTG tacCAACAGCGTCAATACTTGGCGGTCCAGAATTATATGTTGGTGCTGGAAGTACGATAAATTTAACGTGTTCAATACAATTTAGCTCGGAGCCACCGTCCTACATATTCTGGTATTATCAGGACGACACACTAAGCTATGATAGTTCTAGAGGCGGTATATCAGTGATAACTGAAAAGGGTACAGATGTGACAACTTCGTGGCTTCTCATACAGTCAGCTCAGCCATCTGACTCTGGAGAATACAGTTGTAAGCCGAGTAATGCCAACACTGCATCAATTCGAGTTCACGTTGTGAACg GCGAACGACCTGAAGCAATGCAGACTGGAACTGCTGGACCGATACTATCGTCAAGTTGTTTGCTGGTGTCACTCATCATTTTGTACATATCTTCGGTGTAA